Below is a genomic region from Henckelia pumila isolate YLH828 chromosome 3, ASM3356847v2, whole genome shotgun sequence.
atattaaattttgaaatttaattctatGTTATTTAAACACTATtactattatttatatatatttttagcataaaaatcCTATAATTATCTAACTcatattaaattatgaaatttaatttatatattatataaacattaatattattattattattattattaaaaaatagttTGAACATTTATACAAAATCCAAGAAGACATTCATTTATTTTGTCTTGGAATATGTATCAAATAGTTGTCAATAACTAATATTCTTcacaataatttattatttttctatcaTTAATTATCTTTTCATTTTTAGTATTAATTTTTAGGCGAaaaaatttttagttttttttttttggaagacTATTCTGTTTTtagagtaacactcctgtgagacggtctcatccgtgagacgggtcaatcctacccatatttataataataactaatacttttgacataaattgtaataccttttaatggataactcatacaatagatccgtctcataaaaatgacccttgagacaatctcataggagtttttgccctgtttttatatatatatatatagatgataaTGTCAAAATTGTCAAATAACGTGCATACTAGATATGATCCAGTTTCCAAAAAGATTGAAATCCCAAAATCTTtggttattattttttgtttagaTGAATTGAACATATTTTTTTCACGAAAATCTTAATTCAAGAAtattgaaattccaaaattcGTTGGTTTTATTTACTTGTAGATTAAGTGAAATAAAATTTTCCACACAAATTTAATTTGTAGAAGATTgaaataccgatttttttttgttttatttgctTGTATATAAAGTGAAAAAAATTTCCCAcaaaaacttaatttttttaaagtcttgatattaatatattttatttgaaataaatcaagattattgatttaaaacaattaattaaaatgacAAAGTTGAACAATTAAAACATGTGTTACCGAGATTTGTGCTATGAGAATGTTCGACAGTTAATTAGAATTCACTAAGGTGATACGTATATTATCGGATATAGAAGAGAGACGATTCTTATAGATATTTCGTGatgatttattatatatattgataCTTTAGGAAGTCAATGGTATCAGGGCCCTAGGAAGACAAGAGCATTAGAATTGTTCTCctatatatcaatatatatataataataatgaataGTCAATTAACTGGAAATCCATTGGATTGAACCAAGTAATTAGAAGTGGAATGACTTGTAAGTTGGGGTTACTGAATTTATTAATTGTTTTAGTTTGAAGCGTGTTTGATTCTATTATATTCCCAAAAAAGAAGATATGCATGACTTGCAAACGAACCCACGGAatatttcaaaaacaaatcaaacCGGTGGGTCCGCCAGAATCTGCTTCCCATTGCGTGTGGGCCACTTCACTCAGCTTTAACGTACGCACCCATCctttcaaatcaattttttttttttaaaaaaatattattattattattattgtgagCTGAGTTTACCGAGAGTtctattttttatgatttaatattaatataagatGTTCCCgagaatattttattataaacaaaaaattattgatCGAAGTagtctatttttattttgtagtgACTAGTGTGATGTTCACGAAAACatctttccaaaaaaaaaaaaagtgcttCTCCTAATGTGCATAGAATAGACTACTCGTCAATTATTGTGCCTAACAAAATTACCAAATAAAATGATACGTTAACATCTTCACTAATCAATCCCCTTCAACAACTCCGGAAATTTTGATTTCAATAGTTGACATATTGATATGCGTTGCTATAgacgtttttttaaaaacagacACCAGACGTAATTACTTCAACTTGTTTGTTGCAGTTTGATTTAATTTCGAGAAAAATTATTGCAAGATCGTTTTAAGGATTACTTTTTTGAGCTTGATCTCTTGCACGATATCCTCTTAATAATTCTAGCAATATCTCAATACTTTTTGCTTTTGGCTGAAAGTACAGATCTGATCCATCCGTCTCACAAAAGATTTACTTATAACACGtggttgtattttttttttgggactTTAAAATGATCTATCAGTAGTGatccaaaaatatttgattATAGGCTTTGATGTACAGAGTTCCAATAACGAAGAAGATATCGACATGGATAATTGCTAACAATAAATTACGCTAGATCTGTGTTGCTAAAACCAGATCGTACAATACACTCAAGTTGAGAACCAAGGGTAACAACATTACAAGTAGATTGATAAAACAtatttaaaatgttttttttttagacAAAACTAGAAATCTTATTAAGAAAGATTATAATCATTCATTACAAGATTGACTAGCCAAGAAGGAAAGATCTCAGGTTCCCAAATAAAATGGGAAGGGGATGAAAGagtaaaaattgcaattttatgCGCAACAATATTAGCCGGTCGTAAAACATGAGTAAGCTTAAGGCCAAAAAGATCGTCCAAAGAAGATCGGATACTCATTGCAATAGCACCAATATAACCAACATCCTCTATTGGATTGGTGACTGCTTGCACCGCCAGAAAAGAATCAGTCGATATTTCATGAATTTTCAAACCTCTATCCTTTACCAAGCAAAGGCCTTCCCAGATAGCTTGTAGTTCCCCATATACTGCAGATGGTGGTTGGGCAATTATTTTTGCCAAATGCTAACAAAGCTCGGCCTTCATGGTTCCTTACAATCCCACCTACCGAATAAACtccattattttcattgatAGCTGCATCcacttccaatttcaatttttgAGGACCCGATCGTTTCCATCTATCACTTGAAGGACTTTTCTTTTGCACCTCTCCCAAATTTAAGGCTGCTCGTGCCGTTTGGAAATCAAGCAAGAAACTGTCACTCCATTCTAAACCAAATTAACCAAACACTTTATAAGTAGATGTATTGATAAAACATATATTAAAGTTAGACCATgtgataattaaataaatacaagaggagaaaaaaaatacaaatatacaaaaaaaattattaaaaagaaggaattttatgtatttttccaaaatttgaattcttttttttttttttttacccggGAAAGGAGCCCACCAGACAAACTCTGCTACAAATGATATGACAAGTCATCGAGCaattttaattatgtatatccGATTATATAGTAGCTTTTACATCATGCATAGAATGATTTCACACTGAAGTCAGATGAGTAAAagactttatatatatatatatatatatatatatatatatatatatatatatatatatatatatatatatatatatattatttaagacTTTTACAAGCGTTGAATTGATTATATTTGAGGAGAGCATTATTGAGGTCCATGAATGTAAAATAATCTACACAAGAACGAAATCCAAATATCTCCAATAAAGTCTACACATACATTATCTCGTCTTAGAGCATGTTCAACAACATGAGAAAATTGATGTTGTGAAGTTGATAACTTGATCGTATGATAATGTCAACGTTGATAACTTTACTGTATGTTTTTACAGTGATGTGTGGATGTTATAACGATGATGttgaaatattatattttttattttatttaaataattttttaaaacataataaaattacacataattaccacaattttaaaataacataacTACATTTTCAAATTAcacataattttaaaaacataaaataattatccAAAAAACACACATGAATAAAAAAAGACAcataaaattcattttatattttataaaaaaataaacataaatttaaaaagacccataaaaacacacataattttatattattaattttttaatttatttaagatttttaaattaaaaataatttttaaaaattaaaataatgtttGAGATGATATGACCGTTGACTATTGATTTCAAACGATTAGATCAtcttaaatctttttattttattttttaaaaaaataatattagtgAACTTCATCACAAGATAGGTTTTCGCGTAAGGTCTCATCACTTCCACGCACGTAGTCCACAGATAACATCTGTGTGCGAGATCCTCATCTCTTAGAGAGGCACAAGAGCAAGTGAGGAAATGAACCGAAAAAAGAGTTGGGCTTCCTCGCCGTTGTATATGATTTTAAGATGAAATCTCGACTCTAAGGGTATGTACAAGGGGCGAGGAAGCCCCACGAGGAAGTGGCTTCCTCGCCTCACTTCCTCTCCTCGCCCCTTCAAGGGTGAGGACATCGCACGAGGAATGCGATGATGCAGGCGGGGCCCGTGCGATGACCCGCCTgtaatctttttttattttttttattattattttttattttgtttttaaaactttaaattaaTCTAATGGTCAGATTAATCTGGATAGTTAGAGATCCAACGATCCAGATTAATCTGATCTTTTAAattgtaaaaaataattttaaaattataaaattaatgttaaaaaaattaattttatttgaaaaataatttattttgttgttggtaatttattttaatttttgtattttttaaaaattttaatttagaaaaatttattgattttttgtaatattaaaaatttaattatgagtaattctaatttttttaattatgtgcatttattttgtgtttaaataaattatatttaataaaataaaattttaatatttcaacatCCTCTCTATAACATCATCTCACCCTCGCAAAACCAAACAATAAAGTTATCATCGCTGATATCATCATGTAATAAAGTTACCAACTTCATCACACCAACTTCATCTCACCATTGAACATGCTCTAAAGAATGCTACAATTCTTGTACAATCTTTTAAATGTGCCACGTGTCACTAGTTAATTGTCTTTTCGTGTCAATTATATATACATAGTAATAGGAATTAGAGCATTGTTTGGGCCATATTTTCATAGTCAGACTGATGATCAAATGATTCAAATCGGTCTACTTTAAAAAGATGTTCATTCGATCTAATCGTTTTAACCGAAATGTCGAATCGAAAACCGTTTTTATAATACAATAAAATGAATAAtacattttgaattttaaaaactcaaaaatatatttaaatagacaaaaaaatatatttcaatgactcgaaactaaataaatatattcaaatattaattatagttgtacatttaaaataattaataaattaatttttaaaaaatatattattactaaaacaattaaataaaaattccaaataatcatgtatgtatatgtgtaacaaaatattaaatttaaagtttaaaaaaaaattaatttttcgaaaATAGATAAAAATTCGAAAAACAGGTTTTTCAGTTCTTGATCGATTTTGATCGGTTCGAGTCAATTGACCGTTAAAACAATTTTTTAGGGTGTTTCGATCGGCCTTACCAGTTGTGATCGGTTTTCTGTCGAACCAATCGATCTGATATGATTTTGAAAACATGGGTTTGAGCTTTGGAGAAGGAGATTTGATCTCCCACATCTGGCTATATATTCGTTGCATTCTTTCCTGGCCTGTAGTCGCATATTTGAATGTTATAAGTTTTACGTCAGCTAGATACTACTCGATGTCTTTATAAGTACTTTGTTCATGCATCAACTGCGCACTCGAACTCTTTAGATTTAATTTCCACTATATCTCTTTGATCTTTATAAGAACGATAACTGCACATTAATATTGAACTCTGCTATCTAACGCTCGTTAGTCGTCTCAATCTTTCTTTTCTGGTAGCTTAATAATTTGGCACAGTTAATTAACTATGtgttttagttattttaattGCATGTGCATTTACACTTGTTTCATGGttacaaattaataaattagTTATTTTTTCGTTTCTTTTAGACCAATAATTAGATTATATAATTCTACAAGTCTTCTAAAACCATTTCATCCCTTGATGCGATAGAAAACGTATGTTATTTATGGGCTCCCTTTGGCTCCTTATTAATGCACACACACATTCAAAGTTTTGTTgttagttaatttttatttttaaatatgggAGATTTTTAATTGTCTTGAACTCGAGCGTCCAAAACTTTAGATATTTATGACAAACGAAAATTGAGTTCTGAATTCTTTCTTTTCGAAATTATTCAAGCAatcaaattatatatgtatCTAACATTTTCTTAATTTGGGAAAGTTTACAGATATATATTGTtgtttattaatttttgttttgaatatcTTGGAGGGATGATACTCATTACTACAGCAACATAGTACGAGACAAATTTCTTAAGGACAGTGTAATCACCTTAAAAACAAAATCATATtctggttttaaaaaaaaccatttTTTCTAGCATAGACATGCAACTTTGTGCTTAACCGCATTCACTAAGCAAAAGAATTACACTTCTTACTTAATTCTGCACTCATGCATCCtaacaaaattttcatttaatttaattgccatgcTTCCTTATAAAATACCTCCGACAAAAAAGAAAATCAATCGATTCCTCGTCCACGATGTGGCATGGTGCATGCTTGCATTAtgctttttatttattttttaaaaaactttttcTCGCTTTTGTCAAAGGTGGGAATCAAACACTAATTATATGTCAATAATTAAACAGCTACATATTATATACGCATAATGCTAAGATCTTGGCCTTTTATTTCCGTTGATAAAGTTGAATCTTCAAATATGCATAAATCATGTCCTTCCGATACAATAAGCCAACATGTATATTTTTACTTTTCTCTATAATTAAGTCTGCAGTGAGACGATTTCATCATTAGCGGGGAGACTAAGGGACAAGGGACAACTGCCCctcttaatttttttgtaaattaattactaaaatacctttattttaaaaattaaaatttatcaagaTAAATTAGGAACCAAACACGGTAACACAAGAGCGGTGCTAGAAAATTTAAGCTAAGCTTCATTATTTAgtgagtgtttgcaatagattgtgcttttgtagaagtgattaatttatagattataaaaaattaagaaaaatcaaaagttggtagtgtttggaaacaagtgtgaaaatctaaaatcaaagttgggtagtgtttgataaataagttattagagtgattttaacaatgaccttcttattagaatcaataatcataatcaccacatgactagcttttagatttcaattaagttaagcataagctaacacataatctaggtttaagaaacacacaaaaataattttttttaaaccaaaagctaacaatcattttttttagtgattgcaaacactctcttagtatctaaaaaaaattgaggTCCAAACAATAAGATTTTTGAACTAAAAACAAATAggttttaagttttttaaacCTAAAAACCAGTTGTTCAAACAAAAAAAGATACAACATTATCCATTAGCTTATAAGCTTCTGACATTGGTTTTGATTTTAACAGTGACAACCACTATAGTTGGCAGAACATTTTCTGCTATGAAAATTATTAAGAATCATTTTCGTAATCGAATGAgagaaaatatatttaaataaaatatagtaaaaaaaattatattgtaaaaaatatatttgttatGTTATCGAATGgagttattattataataataacttTCGGAAAATATTACTAAAAAAATAAGTAAATATTAAAGTCGTAGGGGTCAATtagttaaatttgaaatttaacactattatttaaattttattattatattttgaattttttttatgattattgGAGTGTTTGCAagttctaaaaataagtgaatatgaattttttttaacaaatttgtgaagaaaaatttcataatcacttattttttgaGGTTGTAAACACTAtctttatacatatatatatatacatatatatatatatatatatacatatatatatatatatatatatatatatatatatatatatatatatttgtgatctTTGGTTCTCTATCCGACTACCTTCCCTTGACATAATTCTTGGATCCGTCCCTGGATCTCACCGATCAATATTCTTGAGACAGTCGatcaaatttcatatttatagtaaaaaaataatattctttCATAAGTCATATCATGTCCAAATTAAATTTGTCAAACAAAATCACGTATACTAGCTAGCTAGGTAATGGGAGTTTTTGTATTTATCCGTATATAAACATTAGCTGAAGTCTGACTATTTTAAACACCTTacctaattaattattttgaatttGGTATGAATATCACATAGATTCAACAACTAAGATCAATTTCCAAGTTGAGAATATATATACATCAAAATCATTTCGCTTCaatcaaattataatattcCAAAAGAAGCCCAAGAAATCGAAATTGTTGTGCGTTTTTTTCAACTCAAAACCAATCTTATCCGATCCCTTGTTAGCAATTTCAATACGGTCAAAAGCTAGCTAGTCAATTGATATTAATCCAACGATTTGATCAGCATCTGGTGGATCCATCGTATATGTAATCAAGAACCGCAATCACTCCAAAAACAAACGCTTCATCAATTCCAGCCTTTATCCTTACATAGTACAAATCCATGCTTGACATCACCTTCTCCACCTCTTCCTTCACACCAATCTACATACATACATGCCATAAACAAGAAACATTATTCTCACTTTTTTAGTGGTTAATTAATTTGCAAAGTTCATGTAAAACTACTCGGAATTATTTGTCATGAAAAACGAAGAAAATCGCGGAAATGTTAACTATATATAGTAGCTAGTACTACCTGTGCTATTACATCTCCCTTGGAACTGACAATGGTGCAAGACCTTTGCTGGAAATCACCCATGATTTCAAGGTTCCTGTAAGTGCCGAACTCCGTTGATTCGGCAGAGATCCGGATCGGAGTTTTGTTCGAAAAACATGAATTTGGTTCTTTTAAGGTGAAGACAACCTTGTTTGATCCCAAGAAGTCCCGAGTGAAGCCTTTCCATTGTCTTGTGAGGCTTAGTGCTTCAATCATTGCTccctacaaaaaaaaaaccttataattatatatatgaattcAAACATGGATCATAttacattaatatatattaatattaacaaAATGTGTTTACATgtaacatgatatatatatatacctttcTCCTCAAAAGTAGCAAATCATTTCCTTCCCCATCTTTAACAACCATCTCTTCTTTCTTGCCAAGAATCCCACATCCATCCACTTTGAAAACAACCCTTTGCCCGCAATCCGTCACCACGAATCCGCCGCCATTCGGCACCTTCGGCCGCCTCCTAACCACACGAACCACCTCATTAGGCGAACAATACACCTTGCTCACTATtggcatcatcatcatcattccaCCACCTTGTTTAGCAGCCATATTGATTGGTCTCTTGTACTCAACACCTCGATCGAACATATAAATTCCTTCAATATTTTATTGTAATTTATATCGCTTAATAGAACACTCCAATTTATAGACCATGCAAATGATTGTAAAGGGCTATTGTAATTAattattgtgtttttttttatgatttcaaAAGTTTGGCGAGCTTTCTTGACTATGTAAAACACAAactggaaaaaaaatatatgtaatatGGTGTGAAGAGGGGCAGATTCAAAGGGCTTTTGGTTTAGAAAAGCTTGACATTGGTATTATTGAATTGCCTTTTGATGTAATTCAAAAAGAGTTCGTGAGCTTTTGAAATTTGGCTGCCAAAAGAGCTTTTAGGGGGAATACTTGAAGTATATTAAATCATTGGTGGTTAGAAGCATAGTGTTAATTGGGACACTAAATTTCTTGAATTAGGCTTCGACTTTAATCAATTGACTTTTACTTTAAGGTAACTTGTCCAGATTGGACTAAAAAGATTATATAAACCTTCACGAGTTGCTAACACTAATTGATGTTATATAATTGGAAAATGTTACACATACACGAAATATTATACGTTGGATTATAcattatttaaaattacaaaattttacctccactttatttgaaaaaactcttttcaaaatacattaaagatatttatataatttcaaataaaatgtgTAATCCAACATATAACCctccgtgtacatgtagcattatattatataatttatgtcGGTTGACGAGTTCAAACTATTGTAAaggtattattttataatattataacTGATTTAGTGATTCATTGTTTATCATATTAATTAGTATTATTCGGTTATTACATAAAGTGCGTGAATGGGTCAATCATTCAttgaattataataatataattataatacaATATCTTctagtaaaaaaatatatgaaaattaaagaaattaattttacaaaatttcaaaaacagagaaaccCACGCACAAAAAGTCTTGTACGAAAAAAACccatttcaattattttttatttaagaaatattatttgtttaaattttaagttttctttCCTAATTAATCATCCTCGTCCTTTATTAATGTAGCAATCATTggaatatattataaaattaatataaaaataataaatttatcatTTCTTAAATACTAACATTTTCATTTATATTCAAAGATAAAATTTATGTACCTATTTCAAgtctaaaacttttatatttGAATCACTTTTACATTAAATATAGAAAATTGACATGTTAAAATTtcaattaaacttgaatatattaaaatataaataatttcctgcatgatttttttttaggtAGGCATGATTTAAAGTTATTGaaactatattaatattttatcattttgGTGTAATAATAATTTCAACGATCATTTTTCACTCGAATAGGAAATTATAATTTTTCaggtttgttttattttttgttttatgaagATGAAAGATAATTTTATTAcaattaaatctcaaatttgatATCACATCACAAACTTTAAATCTTGATTTTAGATAAGCTACAAGTCACTTGTGTACAAAAGTTGACAATTGATTTCTTTTAGTAATATCTCGGAAAATAGAGGGGAAAAAAGTGGTTGGGGTTTGAGGGAATCTAGACTTCTTTaaataacaatatatataatcaataattaattaaagatctAAAAAGTTTTAGTTTGGAAAGAGATGCTTGGCTTCACGACCATCCGATATCAGGTAACGTAACGCCAGCCACTCCCAATCAAGCATTGCATTCCAAAGAGTTTAAACGGATAATGATTTTGTGGCATATCTCTCATTTAATTAAACTCGTCAAAATTAAATGTTTCTTTTAGTTCAACTTTCAAAGACCAATTAATGCGATAGATTAGGAAAATTGTTCGGGGCATTTTACCATAACGTCGTGTATTATCAATCTATTATCGATTGATGAGTTCAAATTATCTTAAGTCTTAACGGTGTTACTTTAACAGTTATCTATTGACTTATGTTTTACCTCAttctaaatataattttttttttcttttttatcacAATGCAATAAGCGGGGATACTATATACACAGTACACTGTAGCCAATTGGGCTAAGTAATGAAAATTGAATGGCACAAATGATATGGGCTTTTGACCATGCAATATTCTTGAAT
It encodes:
- the LOC140893056 gene encoding protein LURP-one-related 6 — translated: MFDRGVEYKRPINMAAKQGGGMMMMMPIVSKVYCSPNEVVRVVRRRPKVPNGGGFVVTDCGQRVVFKVDGCGILGKKEEMVVKDGEGNDLLLLRRKGAMIEALSLTRQWKGFTRDFLGSNKVVFTLKEPNSCFSNKTPIRISAESTEFGTYRNLEIMGDFQQRSCTIVSSKGDVIAQIGVKEEVEKVMSSMDLYYVRIKAGIDEAFVFGVIAVLDYIYDGSTRC